The DNA window AAGCATTTACTTGAACGGATTGTTGCTGGCTTAAATGATGAACTTGGTGCAGATCTAGTAACGATGAATCTTTATGACCAATACCACAACTTAAAAGATGCGCTTAAAGATCACATGGAAGTTGTTGAAATTGCAAAGAAAGCTATGGAAAATCTAGACATTAAACCTGATATCTATCCAGTTCGTGGCGGGACGGATGGTTCAACAATTTCTTATAAGGGCTTACCAACTCCTAATCTTTTTGCTGGTGGAGAAAATATGCACTCACGCTTTGAATATGTATCACTGCAAACGATGGAGCGCGCATTGGACACCCTGCTTGAGATTGTGCGGTTGACTGCCGAAGAAGATAAATAAATTAAAAAGGATCGAGCCATTTTGGACTCAATCCTTTTTAATTAATCTTCATTTTTGCTAGGATTTGCATCTGCGGTAATTTTATCCACACAATTGATAACGACTAATCCCATAATTACAGAACACCAGCCGACAAGGGTGTAGTCTGGTGTCATCGATTCTAGTTGACTTGTGATGTAAGCTAGGACCTCACCCAGAATAAGTGCCCAAATACCAGCCACGATATTCTTTGATAAAAAGTTCATGTTGGTCATCCCCTTTGAAGTCATACCATATTCTAGCATATTTATTAATGCTTTTGAAAGGGTAGGGTTAATTTCTCTATTTAGTCTGATTTGATATAATTTTATTGAGAGGTGAAATGAAGTGGATTTTACGCCCTTAGATGTTAAGAGTAGTTATAGTTTGCTAAAAAGTCCAACCCGGATTTCTGACCTAGTTACAACGGCTAAGGAACGAGGGTATAAGGCATTAGCGTTAACAGACGAAAATGTTTTATATGGGGCTGTCGAATTTTATAATGCAGCAAAAAAAGCAGGAATTAAACCCATTCTCGGCTTGCGGCTGGTGGTTGCATTAAATGAGACAGATGGTACCAAGCTAGATTTAGTATTTCTAGCTAAGAATCAACGAGGGTATCAGCATCTGATGGATCTATCGACGCTTCAGCAAACACAAAAAGATAAAAAAGTACCTTTAACGGTTGCGCAAATTAGTCCTTTATTGGATGATTTGTTTATAATTATTCCCCCACAAAGTACGGTTTTTAGTGTGCTTGCTCAGCCAACATCAATTTTAACTGAGCTTGCTAATCTGGGGGATGATGATAGCGTCCTGTTAGGAGTCAATTCGCGGTTAGATGATGTTCAAATAGATACCTTGCAGCAATTATCAAAACAATTATCTTTACCATTAGTAGGGACGTCTCCAGTTGATTATTTAAATGCTAATGATCTTTTTGCTAGTCGGGTTTTACAAGCAATTGATGCCGGCGTTGAGTTAAAGGATCCGACGATAGAAGCGGGGCGAAGAGGACAACATTATCTCCATTCGAAAGAACAGGTTGTCCAAGATTACGAGGCAAGGGGGATTAGTGCAGCCGCGCAAAAGACAGTTGAAGTGGCAACACTGTGCAACGTTGAACTTCAATTTAGGGCCCCAGTCCTTCCTCATTTTAAAAATCAAGCAGGGATATCATCGCAACAATATTTACGTTCTCTATGTATTCAAGGATTGAAAAAAAGACGAGTTGCACCAGGAAAAACTATTCAACAGTACCAAGAACGTTTAGCAATGGAATTAAAAGTAATTCATGAAATGGGCTTTGATGATTATTTCTTAATTGTATGGGATGTAATGAATTTTGCTCACCAGCAAAAGATTACGACCGACCCTGGACGGGGATCAGCTGCGGGATCATTAGTTGCCTATGCCTTAGCAATTACAGAGGTTGATCCTTTGCAATATGACTTATTATTTGAACGCTTTCTGAATCCAGAACGAGCCCAAATGCCTGATATTGATTTAGATATTCCTGATAATCGGCGTGATGAAGTCTTGCAATATGTACATCAAAAATATGGTCACCAACGCGTAGCCCAAATTATTACTTTTGGGACATTGGCTGCTAAACAGGTCGTTCGTGATGTGAGTCGGGTCTTTAACTTACCCCGTTACGATATGCAAAGGTTAATCGATACATTACCGCATGGCCTTCACGTGACACTTAAAGATGCGTTAAATGAGTCGCAACAATTAAAAAATCTTCTTGACGATAATCCTAAATTTCGTTTGCTAATTCAAGTTGCACAGCAATTAGAGGGATTGCCGCGGCATTATTCAATTCACGCGGCAGGAATTGTCCTTTCTGAGCAGCCGCTACATGAAGTTGTACCGTTGCAGGATGGTAGTGATGGCTTATTAATGACGCAGTTTGCCAAAGACACAGTAGAAGCGCTGGGACTATTAAAAATGGATTTCTTGGGATTGAAGAACCTTTCAATCATGGATAATACCCTTCAAATGATTCGGCAAGAAGATCCCAATTTTGATTTACAAAAAATTAACTTTAATGATCCGTTGACTCTCCAACTATTCCAGCAAGGAAAAACTGAAGGGATTTTTCAATTTGAATCTAGTGGGATCAGAAATGTATTGGTCAATCTTCATCCAACGAATTTTGAAGATATTGTGGCAGTGAATGCACTTTATCGTCCAGGTCCAATGGAAAACATTCCTCATTTTACCGCCCGCAAAGCTGGAAAAGAGAAAATTACTTATCCTGCTCCTTCACTTGAAAAAATTCTGGGACCAACTTACGGTATTTTGGTCTATCAAGAGCAGGTAATGCAGCTGGCCTCGGTAATGGCTGGTTTTACCTTAGGAGAAGCGGATCTTTTACGCCGGGCAATGAGTAAGAAGAAAAAGGCCACAATGGAGGATATGCGGACAAAATTTATTGCCGGCGCAACAGAACACGGCTATTCAGCACAAGTTGCTCACCAGGTATTTGAATATATTGATCGCTTTGCTAATTATGGGTTCAATCGTTCGCATGCAGTTGCTTATTCTATGATGGCGTTTGAGATGGCGTATTTGAAAGTTCATTACCCTGCAGCTTTTTTTACTACCCTAATGAATGCAGAAACTAATATTGAGAAATTGAAGCGTCACGTGGGGGATGCAAAGCAATTTGGCGTCAAGATTAGTGGCCCGCGAATCAATATAAGTGAGAGTAGTTTTCTATTACATGATGGGACAGTTTACTTTGGCTTTTCTGCTATTAAAAGAGTACGTCGTGATTTTGTCGCCGCAATTCTTGAAGAACGACAGGAAAATGGCAAGTTTACAGATCTTCGCAATTTTATTACCCGCATTCCAGAACGTTGGCAAAAGCAAGAATTAATCGAACCATTAATCTATAGTGGGGCCTTTGATAATATGGGTTACAACCGGGCTGAGATGATTGATGCCCTTCCTAAATTAATTTCCGGGATTGAGTTGTTTGCCGGTTTTGCTAGTTTTGACGATCCAGCTCTCCAAACGGCAATCGACCAACGAAACGAATTCCCTCTGTTGACCCGTTTAACGAAGGAGAATGAATACTTAGGAGTATATCTTTCCGGCCACCCGGTTACTCAATATTACCAATTAGGACAGCAGCTCCATGCAACTAAAATTGATGATTTATACCCGAATTCAGAAGCGACGATAATTGTCCTTACAAATCACGTTAAGACTATTTATACTAAACGTGAGCATCGAGAAATGGCCTTTGTTAATGGAACAGATGAGACTGGAGCAGTTGATATTACTGTCTTTCCTAAACAATATCAGCAGTTCAAAGAGCAACTAGAAACAAATAAGATCTTAATTGTCAGAGGCCGAGTAGAATATCGGGAGGGACGAGGCCTACAATTAGTTGCTAACCAATTGCAGGATGTTAAAAAAGTTCAACAGGAGCGCCCTAGTCAACGATGGGTTTTACGAATCTTACCGTCATTAGACACTGAGATGGTGCATCGAGAGTTAAATAATATTTTTAATGAGTATCATGGTTCAATTCCTGTCTTGTTGTTTTATCCAGCAAACGATAAGAAGATCCTACTTGATCAAAAACGATGGTTAAAAAATTCTCAGAAAGCAAAAAAGGCGCTTGTTGCCATTCTTGGCCAAGAAAACGTTGTCTTACAACAGCTTAATAGTAATCACTGAAAGCTCTAAAATTAAATAACAGTTAGAAAAAATAACTAATTTTAGAATGATAGCGCTTTTTTAAAACCTTTTGCATAAAAAATAAAGACACGTTATTTGAAAAGTGCTATCATAACAGTGTGCAAATGAGGCATACAATTACAGATCGTGATTGATGCTATAGATGCAAAAGGAGAGATTCATTTATGAAGAAAACCAAGATTGTAAGTACACTTGGTCCTGCAAGTACTGATGTTGATACGATCGTTAAGTTGATCAATGCGGGAGCTAACATTTTCCGTTTCAACTTCTCACACGGTGACCACCCAGAACACTTGGGTCGGATCGAAAACGTACACAAGGCTGAAGAAATTACTGGCAAGCACGTTGGTCTTATGCTTGATACTAAGGGTGCCGAAATTCGGACTACTGTTCAAAAAGAAGGTAAGATCAACTTTGAAATTGGCGACAAGGTTCGCATTTCAATGGATCCTTCAATTGAAGGTACTCATGACAAGATTGCTGTTACCTACCCAGGCTTATACGATGATACTCATGTTGGTGGCCATGTTCTTTTTGATGATGGTTTAATTGACATGGTTATTGATGAAAAAGACGATGCAAACAAGGAACTTGTATGTCACGTCTTAAACCATGGTGTTCTTGGTTCTCGAAAGGGTGTTAACGCCCCTGGTGTATCAATCAACTTACCAGGTATTACTGAAAAGGACAGTAGCGATATTCGTTTTGGTTTGGAAAACAAGATCAACTACATTGCTGCATCCTTCGTTCGTAAGGCTCAAGATGTTCTTGACATTCGTGAATTACTTAAGGAAAAGAACATGGAAGATGTTCAAATTTTCCCTAAGATTGAATCTCAAGAAGGTATCGACAACTTTGAAGAAATCATCGCTGTTTCTGACGGTTTAATGGTACCTCGTGGTGATATGGGTGTTGAAATTCCTGCCCAAAATGTGCCAATTGTTCAAAAGCACATGATCAAGCGTTGTAACGAATTAGGTAAGCCAGTTATTACTGCTACCCAAATGCTTGACTCAATGCAAGAAAACCCACGTCCAACCCGTGCCGAAGTATCAGACGTTGCTAACGCCGTATTTGATGGTACTGATGCTACTATGCTTTCTGGTGAAAGTGCTAACGGTGACTACCCAGTTGAATCTGTTGCAATGATGAACGACATTGATATCAAAGCTGAAAACCACCTTTGGGAATTCGGTACTGAAAAGTTCGATTGGGACAAGTCTGACGTAACTGAAACTATCGGTTCTGCTGTTGCTAACGCAGCTAAAGACTTAGACATTCACACAATTGTTGCTTACACTGCTTCAGGCTACACTGCTAAGATGATTTCTAAGTACCGTCCTAACGCTGATATTGTTGCATTAACTCCAAACGAACGTGTAGAACGTGGACTTATGATCAACTGGGGTGTTCAACCATACGTTGTTGATGAAATGAAGAACACTGATACAATGTTCGACTTAGCTGCTAAGAAGGCTGTTGAACTTGGCTTTGCTAAGAAGGGCGACAAGATCATTATCGTTGCCGGTGTTCCTTTGGGTGTACCAGGTGCAACTAACATGATGCGTGTTAAGACTATCGACTAATATTTTATAATATTGTCTGCGAAAAGATCGGTCATTGGTAACCGGTCTTTTTTTATACCAATGATAATCATTGATCTTACTAGCAAAATAAGCTTTTACCGTGTAAAATCGATATAGAATAAAAAAGGATAAGTGATAAAAATGAATTCAGCATTAGGAAAAGTTGTTACGGCGGTAATGATTGATGAAAATGATACCGATTACTTTGTTCAACCAGATCGTAATGGGCAAACGTATCGATTACCGAAAAGCGAAAGTCCTCAAGAATTACATATTGGTGGACAGGTGCGCGGCTTTGTTTATGAAAATGAGGACCATCAACTACAGATGACCTGTAAGCACATTCCAACGATCCAGGTTGACCATTATGATTATGGTACAGTGGTTAATGTTCGTCGTGATCTAGGAGTTTTTGTTGATATCGGTCTTCCCAATAAGGATATTGTTGTCTCTTTAGATGACTTGCCAAGTTTGAAACACTTATGGCCACAACCAGGTGATCGTTTATTGATGGCCCTTCAGGTTGATGATAAGGACCGTCTATGGGGTAAATTAGCAGATGATCAAATCTATCAAACTATTTCAGCAGCTCCAGATAAACGATTACTCAACCATGATACTTATGCCACGGTTTACCGCCTCAAGATGAGTGGAACCTTTGTGATTACTGATGACTATCGTTTGGGATTTATCCATCCAAGTGAACGAGATCAAGAACCACGATTAGGTCAACGGGTTAAAGCGCGGGTTATTGGAATTTCATCACATGGTAGTCTTAATCTCTCCCTTAAGCCTCGTGCCTACCAAGCTATTGGTGAAGATGCACAAATGATTTTAACAATGTTAGAACATGATATAAATCACCGCTTGCCATACACTGATAAAACGGACCCATCAATCATTCGCGATGTCTTTGGCATAAGCAAGGGGCAGTTTAAACGTGCTATTGGGCATTTGCTTAAAGAAAAATTAGTAAAACAAGAAAATGGCCAATTAATCCTAGTAAAAGAGAATCAAGATTAATGAATAATGAAGTGGCTGCGTTTTTAGCTTTTTTAAAAGATGAACGACAATTAAGCGATAATACCTTGATGAGTTATCAACGGGACTTAGAACAAACCGTAACTTATTTAGAAGATCGAGGGATTACTGATTGGCAACAGGTGGACCACTATTTGCTAATTGACCTCCTTAATGGTCTTCGTCAGCAGGGGAAAGCTAATTCAACAATTAACCGTGTGATTTCAAGTTTACGGCAATTTTATAAATACATGATCCGTCACCATAACCTAACCATTAATCCAATGGAAATGATTGATCACCAGTATACCTTTAACCAACCACCTGCACCGGTAATTTTAACTGAAAAAGAAATTGAACAACTGCTGGCAGTCCCTGATATTTCAACCCCAATTGGCCTTCGTGATCGAGCATTATTAGAGATTATGGATGCAACGGGAATGAGAGTTAGTGAAGTAATTGCCTTGGATCTGTCAGCACTTCATTTCGACGTTAAGCTTCTACAACTAACAGGAAAGAATGAACGTGAACGAATGATTCCCTTAAGTCAACCAGCAGTTAAGTGGCTTACCGACTACCTAGACCGCGGTCGGCCACGTTTACTCAGAGATGAGCACGAAACACGGGTGTTCTTAAATGCTCATGGTTATCCTTTGACACGGCAAGGAATTTGGAAAAAGATGAAGGAATGGGTTAGTGAGGCTAAAATCAACAAAGAAGTTACTCCTCAAACCATGCGCTATTCTTTTGCGGTTCATTTAATAGAGAATGGCGCCGATGTTCAATTAATCCAAGAGATCCTTGGCTATAACGCGATGAAGGCTCTCCAACCATATTTACAGGTCTCGCCGCAACAGTTATCTGCTAACTACATGAAATATCATCCGCGCGCATAGAAAGGAAAATACGATGTTAGTTCGTTATCGAAAAGATTACCAAAAAATCGCCCTAGGTTTATTGTCCTTAGTAAAAGACCTTCGAAAAGATAATCGCTTTATGGAGGAGATGGACTGGGCGCTTGCTAATGATTGGCCAATCTTTTTGTGGAAAGACATGGATGATAGCCACTTTATTGGAATTGTGATTCTAGAAATAGGAGATTGTTACGTACTGGTTCGCCGCTTATCATTTACTCCAAGCGAACGAACGGGGCATAATATTTTTTCCTTATTAGATGGCGTTCACGATCAATATCCTCATAAACGCCTCATGGGAACCTTAGCAACCCAACCAATAATTAGCATGTGGGAGAGAAATAATGAATAAGCAAGTGCAACCACAAAATCCATTTCAACCAGTTATAAAGGTTCATGACTTTGAAGGGCCACTAGATTTATTACTTCATTTAATAAAGCAATCTGAAATGGATATTTATGATATTCAGATTTCACAAATTACAAGCCAATACCTTGATTACCTTCACCAGATGCAAAGCCACCAATTGGAAGTCGCGGGTGAATATTTTGTAATGGCTGCGACTCTGATGGACATTAAAAGTCAGATGTTGTTACCTTCGCCGCCAGTGTTGGATGATGAGCTAGAAGTAGAGGAGATTGATCCCCGGCAAGAATTAGTGGAACAGCTTTTAGAATATCAGCGTTATAAAAAAGCAGCAGATCGATTAAAAGATAAAGAAAATCTGCGTCAACAGGAGTATACTAGGCCAGCAATGCAGGTTCCTCGTGAAATGGTAAAATCTCATGTGGAGCCGGGCATCAAATTGACGGATTTGCAACAAGCTTTTGCAGCAGTTCTTCGCCGCCAACAATTAGCTACTCCATTAGTTGAAACTGTTGCAGCTGAAAAAGTAAGCGTTGGTCAACAAATGAACCACGTGATTGAAATTATTCATGATGGTCCGGTTAGATTTGAAGACTTGTTTGAAGATTTACATACTCGTGATGGCTTAGTCACAACTTTTTTAGCAATTCTTGAACTGGCAAAGCATCAAGCAATTACTATTAACCAAGGTGGCTTGTTTGAACCAATAATTTTAGCGGAGGGACCTAAGAGTGACGAATACGAAACTAACCAACCAAGCGCAGATTGAAGGATTACTTTTTATTAGTGGGGATGAAGGGATTACCCTAGGCGATTTAGCAAAAATTTCTGGTTTTATGAAACCGGCTGTTCTAGCAATATTACAAGAGCTAAAAAAGAAGTATGAAGATGATCCCACGTCTGCTTTTATCTTGCTTGAGAGTGATCAGACCTATCGTTTAGCAACCAAACCCCAATTAGCAGAGGTCATTAAACATTACTTTGAGGTTCCATTAACGGTGCCATTAACTAAAGCATTACTAGAAGTATTGGCCATTGTTGCTTATCGACAACCAATTACGCGACTAGAAATTGACGATATTCGGGGAGTGCAAAGTTCAGGATCATTACAAAAATTAATGGTTCGTGGTTTAGTTGATACTCATGGACGCTTGGATGCACCTGGCCGGCCATTTTTATATTCAACAACTCCGGCTTTCTTAAACTATTTCGGGTTAAGCGATTTAGATGAACTTCCACCGCTACCTGATCAAGATGAATTAGAAATGAATAATATTAATGGTGATATTTTCCTCGAAGCGTTACAAGCGCGAGAAGAACGAAAGGACGATAATTAATGGAACGATTACAAAAGGCAATGGCGGAAGCAGGAGTGGCTTCTCGTCGGGCATCAGAAAAAATTATCCTTCAAGGGAAAGTTGCAGTTAATGGCAAGATTGTGACTGAACTTGGGACCAAAGTTGGCGTTCATGATGAGATTGTAGTAAATGGGGTTCCAATTCATCATGAACAACACGTTTACTACTTGCTAAATAAACCGCGGGGAGTTATCTCAAGTGCTCATGATGATAAGGGGCGGCGAACAGTCGTTGACATTATTCATGATGCTGATATTGATGAACGCATTTATCCAGTTGGCCGATTAGACTATGACACAACTGGAATTCTTCTCCTAACAAATGATGGTGCTTTGGCAAATAAACTGATGCATCCTAAATATGAAGTTGAAAAAACTTATGTTGCTAAGGTTGAAGGAATCGTCAAAAATGATGAGTTAAAACAATTACGTTTAGGAGTGGTCATCGATAGTCGAAAGACAAAACCGGCTAAATCGAAGCTCTTGAATGTTGATCGTGCCAAGAAGACAAGTCTTGTTCAATTAACAATCCATGAAGGACGAAACCACCAAGTTAAGAATATGTTTAAGGCAATAGGACATCCGGTGACTAAACTTCATCGTGAAACATATGGACCATTAAATTTGTATGGTCTTCAGCCGGGTGAATTTCGCGCATTAAAGCCTGAAGAAGTGCAGTTACTAAAGAAGTAAAACTGAATTTGT is part of the Limosilactobacillus reuteri genome and encodes:
- a CDS encoding YjzD family protein, translated to MLEYGMTSKGMTNMNFLSKNIVAGIWALILGEVLAYITSQLESMTPDYTLVGWCSVIMGLVVINCVDKITADANPSKNED
- the dnaE gene encoding DNA polymerase III subunit alpha, with the translated sequence MDFTPLDVKSSYSLLKSPTRISDLVTTAKERGYKALALTDENVLYGAVEFYNAAKKAGIKPILGLRLVVALNETDGTKLDLVFLAKNQRGYQHLMDLSTLQQTQKDKKVPLTVAQISPLLDDLFIIIPPQSTVFSVLAQPTSILTELANLGDDDSVLLGVNSRLDDVQIDTLQQLSKQLSLPLVGTSPVDYLNANDLFASRVLQAIDAGVELKDPTIEAGRRGQHYLHSKEQVVQDYEARGISAAAQKTVEVATLCNVELQFRAPVLPHFKNQAGISSQQYLRSLCIQGLKKRRVAPGKTIQQYQERLAMELKVIHEMGFDDYFLIVWDVMNFAHQQKITTDPGRGSAAGSLVAYALAITEVDPLQYDLLFERFLNPERAQMPDIDLDIPDNRRDEVLQYVHQKYGHQRVAQIITFGTLAAKQVVRDVSRVFNLPRYDMQRLIDTLPHGLHVTLKDALNESQQLKNLLDDNPKFRLLIQVAQQLEGLPRHYSIHAAGIVLSEQPLHEVVPLQDGSDGLLMTQFAKDTVEALGLLKMDFLGLKNLSIMDNTLQMIRQEDPNFDLQKINFNDPLTLQLFQQGKTEGIFQFESSGIRNVLVNLHPTNFEDIVAVNALYRPGPMENIPHFTARKAGKEKITYPAPSLEKILGPTYGILVYQEQVMQLASVMAGFTLGEADLLRRAMSKKKKATMEDMRTKFIAGATEHGYSAQVAHQVFEYIDRFANYGFNRSHAVAYSMMAFEMAYLKVHYPAAFFTTLMNAETNIEKLKRHVGDAKQFGVKISGPRINISESSFLLHDGTVYFGFSAIKRVRRDFVAAILEERQENGKFTDLRNFITRIPERWQKQELIEPLIYSGAFDNMGYNRAEMIDALPKLISGIELFAGFASFDDPALQTAIDQRNEFPLLTRLTKENEYLGVYLSGHPVTQYYQLGQQLHATKIDDLYPNSEATIIVLTNHVKTIYTKREHREMAFVNGTDETGAVDITVFPKQYQQFKEQLETNKILIVRGRVEYREGRGLQLVANQLQDVKKVQQERPSQRWVLRILPSLDTEMVHRELNNIFNEYHGSIPVLLFYPANDKKILLDQKRWLKNSQKAKKALVAILGQENVVLQQLNSNH
- the pyk gene encoding pyruvate kinase translates to MKKTKIVSTLGPASTDVDTIVKLINAGANIFRFNFSHGDHPEHLGRIENVHKAEEITGKHVGLMLDTKGAEIRTTVQKEGKINFEIGDKVRISMDPSIEGTHDKIAVTYPGLYDDTHVGGHVLFDDGLIDMVIDEKDDANKELVCHVLNHGVLGSRKGVNAPGVSINLPGITEKDSSDIRFGLENKINYIAASFVRKAQDVLDIRELLKEKNMEDVQIFPKIESQEGIDNFEEIIAVSDGLMVPRGDMGVEIPAQNVPIVQKHMIKRCNELGKPVITATQMLDSMQENPRPTRAEVSDVANAVFDGTDATMLSGESANGDYPVESVAMMNDIDIKAENHLWEFGTEKFDWDKSDVTETIGSAVANAAKDLDIHTIVAYTASGYTAKMISKYRPNADIVALTPNERVERGLMINWGVQPYVVDEMKNTDTMFDLAAKKAVELGFAKKGDKIIIVAGVPLGVPGATNMMRVKTID
- a CDS encoding S1 RNA-binding domain-containing protein translates to MNSALGKVVTAVMIDENDTDYFVQPDRNGQTYRLPKSESPQELHIGGQVRGFVYENEDHQLQMTCKHIPTIQVDHYDYGTVVNVRRDLGVFVDIGLPNKDIVVSLDDLPSLKHLWPQPGDRLLMALQVDDKDRLWGKLADDQIYQTISAAPDKRLLNHDTYATVYRLKMSGTFVITDDYRLGFIHPSERDQEPRLGQRVKARVIGISSHGSLNLSLKPRAYQAIGEDAQMILTMLEHDINHRLPYTDKTDPSIIRDVFGISKGQFKRAIGHLLKEKLVKQENGQLILVKENQD
- a CDS encoding tyrosine-type recombinase/integrase, producing MNNEVAAFLAFLKDERQLSDNTLMSYQRDLEQTVTYLEDRGITDWQQVDHYLLIDLLNGLRQQGKANSTINRVISSLRQFYKYMIRHHNLTINPMEMIDHQYTFNQPPAPVILTEKEIEQLLAVPDISTPIGLRDRALLEIMDATGMRVSEVIALDLSALHFDVKLLQLTGKNERERMIPLSQPAVKWLTDYLDRGRPRLLRDEHETRVFLNAHGYPLTRQGIWKKMKEWVSEAKINKEVTPQTMRYSFAVHLIENGADVQLIQEILGYNAMKALQPYLQVSPQQLSANYMKYHPRA
- a CDS encoding segregation and condensation protein A; translated protein: MNKQVQPQNPFQPVIKVHDFEGPLDLLLHLIKQSEMDIYDIQISQITSQYLDYLHQMQSHQLEVAGEYFVMAATLMDIKSQMLLPSPPVLDDELEVEEIDPRQELVEQLLEYQRYKKAADRLKDKENLRQQEYTRPAMQVPREMVKSHVEPGIKLTDLQQAFAAVLRRQQLATPLVETVAAEKVSVGQQMNHVIEIIHDGPVRFEDLFEDLHTRDGLVTTFLAILELAKHQAITINQGGLFEPIILAEGPKSDEYETNQPSAD
- the scpB gene encoding SMC-Scp complex subunit ScpB — protein: MTNTKLTNQAQIEGLLFISGDEGITLGDLAKISGFMKPAVLAILQELKKKYEDDPTSAFILLESDQTYRLATKPQLAEVIKHYFEVPLTVPLTKALLEVLAIVAYRQPITRLEIDDIRGVQSSGSLQKLMVRGLVDTHGRLDAPGRPFLYSTTPAFLNYFGLSDLDELPPLPDQDELEMNNINGDIFLEALQAREERKDDN
- a CDS encoding pseudouridine synthase, which gives rise to MERLQKAMAEAGVASRRASEKIILQGKVAVNGKIVTELGTKVGVHDEIVVNGVPIHHEQHVYYLLNKPRGVISSAHDDKGRRTVVDIIHDADIDERIYPVGRLDYDTTGILLLTNDGALANKLMHPKYEVEKTYVAKVEGIVKNDELKQLRLGVVIDSRKTKPAKSKLLNVDRAKKTSLVQLTIHEGRNHQVKNMFKAIGHPVTKLHRETYGPLNLYGLQPGEFRALKPEEVQLLKK